The following are encoded together in the Sparus aurata chromosome 1, fSpaAur1.1, whole genome shotgun sequence genome:
- the adra2a gene encoding alpha-2A adrenergic receptor has translation MGFENETNQTLPGEAPYSLKISLPLTVLVAIMILLTVFGNVLVVIAVFTSRALRAPQNLFLVSLASADILVATLVMPFSLANELMGSWYFGEVWCEIYLALDVLFCTASIAHLCAISLDRYWSITQAIEYNLKRTPRRIKCIIFIVWVIAAVISFPPLITMEKENSKEARVCKINNEKWYVISSCIGSFFLPCVIMVLVYVRIYQIAKKRTRAPPGDRKRKEMQKLATNAAANTKQNGAAAGNAEDRLCHEKLNGERDIELKEGVGGEGGVDEEKGEENGVDLEESSSSDHKVTNPCSIKKKASKGKTKLSQIKPGDNDVQKRVPSTKGSRWKGRQNREKRFTFVLAVVIGVFVICWFPFFFTYMLMTLCESCLVPDTLFKFFFWFGYCNSALNPIIYTIFNNDFRRSFKKILCRRDTRRYV, from the coding sequence ATGGGGTTTGAAAATGAAACCAACCAGACCCTTCCGGGTGAGGCCCCGTACAGCCTCAAGATCTCGCTGCCGCTCACCGTGCTGGTGGCCATCATGATCCTGCTCACTGTGTTCGGCAACGTGCTGGTGGTCATCGCTGTGTTCACGAGCCGGGCCCTGAGGGCTCCACAGAACTTGTTCTTGGTGTCTCTGGCGTCGGCGGACATTCTGGTGGCTACCCTCGTGATGCCTTTCTCCTTGGCCAACGAGCTCATGGGATCCTGGTACTTTGGCGAGGTGTGGTGCGAGATATATCTGGCGCTCGATGTGCTTTTCTGCACTGCCTCCATTGCTCACCTCTGTGCCATCAGCTTGGACCGGTACTGGTCCATCACTCAGGCCATAGAGTACAACTTGAAGAGGACGCCACGACGTATCAAGTGCATCATCTTCATTGTCTGGGTAATCGCGGCGGTTATCTCCTTCCCACCTCTGATCACcatggagaaagaaaacagcaagGAGGCACGTGTGTGTAAGATCAATAATGAAAAGTGGTATGTCATCTCCTCCTGCATcggctccttcttcctcccctgCGTCATCATGGTCCTAGTCTATGTGCGGATCTACCAGATCGCCAAAAAGAGGACGCGGGCGCCACCGGGAGACAGGAAGCGGAAGGAGATGCAGAAGCTGGCCACCAACGCTGCTGCCAACACAAAGCAGAATGGCGCGGCCGCAGGCAATGCTGAGGACCGCCTTTGCCACGAGAAGCTGAACGGCGAGCGGGACATCGAGCTGAAGGAGGGAGtgggaggagaaggtggagtaGATGAGGAGAAGGGTGAGGAGAACGGGGTGGACCTGGAAGAGTCGTCCTCCTCTGACCACAAGGTCACCAACCCCTGCTCGATCAAAAAGAAGGCGTCCAAGGGGAAAACCAAACTGAGCCAAATCAAACCGGGGGACAATGACGTCCAAAAGCGGGTGCCGAGCACCAAGGGCAGCCGCTGGAAGGGCCGCCAGAACCGGGAGAAACGCTTCACCTTCGTCCTGGCTGTGGTCATTGGAGTGTTTGTCATCTGCTGgtttccctttttctttacGTACATGCTGATGACGCTGTGCGAGTCCTGCTTGGTGCCCGACACCCTCTTCAAGTTCTTCTTCTGGTTCGGCTATTGTAACAGCGCACTGAACCCCATCATTTACACCATCTTCAACAACGACTTCAGGAGGTCGTTCAAAAAGATACTGTGCAGGAGGGACACTAGAAGATATGTATGA